A genomic segment from Methanoplanus limicola DSM 2279 encodes:
- a CDS encoding P-loop NTPase, which translates to MKIAVASGKGGTGKSTVSVNLAYTLALKEKVVLADCDVEEPNLHLFFNAEETEKEVRVPLPAFDMEKCTLCGDCARFCNYGALIVGKEKLLFLKEMCHSCGGCRILCPASAVSETEVTIGRILTSKPTENLTLITGILNIGEIKAPEVIKDVKITAEKIPDSQITILDSPPGTACSMVETVDSIDFSILVAESTPFGMHDIKLAAEVVKERNIPACIVINRSDGQDGAIEKLSEEMGIPILMRIPFEKEIARIQGNGEILSAHSEKYRREFLDLFERIKENTGGTA; encoded by the coding sequence GGCAAAGGCGGAACAGGAAAATCCACAGTATCTGTAAACCTTGCATACACACTTGCATTAAAAGAAAAAGTAGTACTTGCAGACTGTGATGTTGAGGAACCAAACCTTCATCTCTTCTTTAATGCAGAGGAGACTGAAAAAGAAGTCAGAGTGCCCCTGCCGGCCTTTGATATGGAAAAGTGTACACTCTGTGGGGACTGTGCAAGGTTCTGCAATTACGGTGCTTTAATTGTCGGAAAGGAAAAACTTTTATTCTTAAAAGAGATGTGCCATTCCTGCGGAGGATGCAGAATACTCTGCCCTGCCAGTGCAGTAAGCGAAACAGAAGTGACTATAGGCAGAATTCTCACATCAAAACCAACTGAAAATCTGACCCTTATTACAGGCATACTTAATATTGGTGAGATAAAAGCGCCTGAAGTAATAAAGGATGTCAAAATAACAGCAGAAAAAATACCTGATTCGCAGATAACCATCCTTGATTCCCCGCCGGGTACAGCATGCTCAATGGTTGAAACGGTTGACAGCATCGACTTCAGTATCCTGGTTGCAGAATCAACCCCGTTCGGTATGCATGACATAAAACTCGCCGCAGAGGTTGTAAAGGAGAGAAACATCCCGGCATGTATAGTTATCAACCGGAGTGACGGTCAGGACGGGGCAATTGAAAAACTCTCTGAAGAGATGGGCATACCAATCCTTATGAGAATTCCGTTTGAAAAGGAGATTGCCAGAATACAGGGTAACGGAGAGATACTTTCTGCACATTCTGAGAAATACCGAAGAGAATTTCTGGACCTCTTTGAGAGAATTAAAGAGAACACCGGAGGTACTGCATGA
- a CDS encoding ATP-binding protein translates to MKKIAVISGKGGTGKTIVTGALADQLNAKMIICDADADASNLDLILKPEILRRIPHAGLKIAEIDQDKCIGCGECYEFCRFDSVIDRKDGTYLIDSLKCEGCGVCGLVCPAECIELKENICGEVFISRSPYGTVVHSELKAGSGATGLLVHEIKKYALEEVTDEELMLIDGPPGIGCPLQSTMSGTDYALIVTEPSQSGLHDLKRLVKVLEKLPVEIFACINKADLNPEITEEITSYLTDSEVPMLGTIPFDKNVIESVRNGIPVTKTDSPASDAVKDICNNLSEKIL, encoded by the coding sequence ATGAAAAAAATTGCGGTCATAAGCGGCAAGGGCGGAACAGGCAAAACGATCGTAACCGGTGCACTTGCTGATCAGCTCAATGCAAAAATGATAATCTGTGATGCAGATGCAGATGCCTCCAACCTTGACCTGATCCTAAAACCGGAAATTCTCAGGAGAATTCCACATGCCGGTCTGAAAATTGCAGAGATTGACCAGGACAAGTGCATAGGATGTGGAGAATGCTACGAATTCTGCCGCTTTGACTCTGTAATTGACAGAAAAGACGGAACTTACCTTATAGACAGCCTGAAATGTGAGGGATGCGGAGTCTGCGGACTTGTATGCCCGGCAGAATGCATTGAATTAAAGGAGAATATCTGCGGCGAGGTGTTCATATCCAGATCTCCATACGGAACAGTTGTTCATTCAGAACTGAAAGCAGGTTCCGGCGCAACAGGACTCCTGGTTCATGAGATTAAGAAATATGCCCTTGAAGAGGTCACAGATGAAGAATTAATGCTCATAGACGGCCCTCCCGGTATAGGATGCCCTCTTCAGTCCACAATGAGCGGTACTGATTACGCACTTATTGTAACTGAGCCAAGCCAGTCCGGACTGCATGACTTAAAGAGGCTTGTGAAAGTTCTGGAAAAACTTCCGGTTGAGATATTCGCCTGTATAAACAAGGCCGATCTTAATCCTGAAATAACAGAAGAGATTACATCTTATCTCACTGATTCAGAGGTTCCTATGCTTGGAACAATTCCATTCGACAAAAATGTAATTGAATCGGTAAGAAACGGAATTCCGGTTACAAAAACAGATTCACCGGCATCAGATGCAGTAAAAGATATCTGCAATAATTTATCGGAGAAGATACTCTGA
- a CDS encoding DUF134 domain-containing protein gives MGDENEFRGRGRGRPRKMRYMDNTGSSEYFEPTSPGRGENEFVRILPEELESIRLVDLEGDNQETAASRMGVSRRTLWRDLHEGRQKVADALVNRKLIIISNENIHKDNYPGRGRCRRRFDECPYYDEDNKPESDK, from the coding sequence ATGGGAGATGAAAACGAATTCAGGGGAAGGGGCAGAGGCAGACCCAGAAAAATGCGATATATGGATAATACAGGTTCCAGTGAGTATTTTGAACCCACATCCCCCGGCAGAGGGGAGAATGAATTCGTGCGGATCCTTCCCGAAGAGCTTGAATCAATAAGGCTCGTTGATCTTGAAGGAGATAACCAGGAAACAGCAGCATCCAGGATGGGAGTTTCAAGGAGAACACTCTGGAGAGATCTTCATGAGGGCAGACAAAAAGTTGCAGATGCACTCGTAAACAGAAAACTGATAATAATCAGTAATGAAAATATCCATAAGGACAATTATCCCGGCAGGGGCAGATGCAGAAGAAGATTTGATGAATGCCCCTACTATGATGAAGATAATAAACCTGAGAGTGATAAATAA
- a CDS encoding NifB/NifX family molybdenum-iron cluster-binding protein, whose amino-acid sequence MKLAIAKQGETVSEHFGQCEGFMLFVIEGGEIKSEEFVESPEHKPGVIPEFLASVGVTDVIAGGMGGGAVNIFNSKGINVFTGISGPIRAVAEEFAKGNIESSGSICSHTHSH is encoded by the coding sequence ATGAAACTTGCTATAGCAAAACAGGGAGAAACTGTATCCGAACATTTCGGACAGTGCGAAGGCTTTATGCTCTTTGTGATCGAAGGCGGAGAGATTAAATCAGAGGAATTTGTGGAGAGTCCGGAGCACAAACCAGGAGTGATTCCTGAATTCCTTGCATCAGTCGGTGTAACGGATGTCATTGCCGGAGGCATGGGCGGAGGCGCTGTAAATATCTTTAACAGCAAAGGAATTAATGTATTCACCGGGATTTCAGGTCCAATCCGGGCAGTTGCTGAAGAGTTTGCAAAAGGCAATATTGAAAGTTCGGGCAGCATATGCAGCCACACCCACAGCCACTAA
- a CDS encoding PAS domain S-box protein, with translation MIRILHVDDEKSLIDLTKIYLEKKGEFRVTSASSVSEALKILESDCFDVILSDYEMPHIDGIEFLKTLKAGGDPTPFIIFSGRGREDVLIEAINNGADFYLQKGGKPTAQFAELKNMIFQAYSRKKAEIELKKSEERYRAVVESQTELICRFLPDGTIGFVNDAFCRYYGLDSQKIVGEIFVPNIPDSEQNAIRSHLKSLTPENPFDSIEHRIILPDGSVRWQQWNDTAIFDERGNISEYQSVGRDMTDQKLMEEWLQEKVNYVQALMYTIPAPVFYRDVNGVYHDCNKAFEELVGLPRSEIVGKNIHDFFNKDLAEWYAKMDREIIDSPHLQQYEYQINNSMGEILDVLFSKTARYRADGTVDGIVGVIVDISDRKKMEKSINEEINFIQALKDTIPAPFFFRDEYGIYHDCNKAFEELVGLSRDEIIGKDIHHFFNKDFADFYAERDREILNNPHLQQYEYRINNSDGEIFDVMFSKTAKLRADGTVDGIVGVILDISQRKNVERDLKREINFIQALKDTIPAPVFYRDINGIYHDCNKAFEELVGLSKEEILGRNIHDFFNDDLADLYSVRDKEIIDNPHLQQYEHKINNSEGEIIDVMFSKTALHNPDGSVAGIVGVILDISRRTRMEEALRGNEEMMRTLADYTYDWESWVGPDSSYIYISPSCERITGYKPEEFMADPMAIMNDIVHPDDLEMLIDHYSGIDENNTDVAHFDFRIILPDGGLKWISHYCQPVYHEDGTWAGRRETKRDITQRKLAEEQLSIANSKLNLLSNVTRHDVLNQVTAVLGYLELIREFSGRDDDVSEMVSKIEILMNTIQHQLLFTKDYQEIGITTPVWQDLDSCIWDVSYLLDLNDSEVFVDVGSYEILADNLLKKVFYNFAENSLRHGGGKLTEIRFTTEEENGFLKIIYEDNGGGILYADKDKIMLKGFGKNTGYGLFLSHNVLSMTGMSLRECGVPGEGVRFEITVPAGNYRVKSSGT, from the coding sequence GTGAGTGAGGCTTTAAAAATTCTTGAATCTGACTGCTTTGATGTAATTCTTTCTGATTATGAGATGCCACATATAGACGGGATTGAATTTTTAAAAACCCTGAAAGCCGGAGGTGATCCTACACCGTTTATCATATTTTCGGGAAGGGGGCGTGAAGATGTCCTCATTGAAGCAATAAATAACGGTGCTGATTTTTATCTTCAGAAAGGGGGCAAACCTACAGCACAGTTTGCAGAACTGAAAAATATGATTTTTCAGGCTTATTCGAGAAAAAAGGCTGAAATAGAACTTAAAAAAAGTGAAGAGAGATATCGTGCTGTTGTTGAAAGTCAGACCGAACTGATATGCAGGTTTTTGCCGGACGGGACAATTGGCTTTGTAAATGATGCTTTCTGCCGGTATTACGGGCTTGACAGCCAAAAGATTGTCGGTGAAATATTTGTTCCAAATATACCTGATTCTGAGCAGAATGCAATCAGAAGTCACCTGAAATCCCTTACGCCCGAAAATCCTTTTGACAGCATAGAGCACAGAATTATACTTCCTGACGGCTCGGTACGGTGGCAGCAGTGGAATGACACCGCGATATTTGATGAAAGAGGCAATATATCTGAATACCAGTCTGTCGGAAGGGATATGACTGATCAGAAACTCATGGAGGAGTGGCTTCAGGAGAAGGTCAATTATGTCCAGGCACTGATGTACACAATTCCTGCACCTGTATTTTACCGTGATGTGAATGGCGTCTACCATGACTGTAATAAGGCTTTTGAAGAACTTGTAGGTCTTCCACGCAGTGAAATAGTTGGTAAAAATATTCATGATTTCTTCAATAAAGACCTGGCTGAATGGTATGCAAAGATGGATCGGGAGATTATTGACAGCCCGCATCTTCAGCAGTATGAATACCAGATAAACAACTCCATGGGTGAAATTTTAGATGTTCTCTTCTCAAAAACTGCCCGTTACAGGGCTGACGGGACAGTTGATGGTATTGTGGGCGTTATAGTTGACATCAGTGACCGGAAGAAGATGGAAAAAAGTATCAATGAAGAGATTAATTTCATTCAGGCCCTGAAAGATACCATTCCGGCTCCTTTCTTCTTCCGTGATGAATACGGCATCTATCATGACTGCAATAAGGCTTTTGAAGAACTTGTAGGACTTTCGCGTGATGAGATCATCGGAAAGGATATTCACCATTTCTTCAATAAGGATTTTGCTGATTTCTATGCAGAAAGGGACCGTGAGATCTTAAATAATCCTCATCTTCAGCAGTATGAGTACAGGATAAATAACTCAGACGGTGAGATTTTTGATGTAATGTTCTCCAAGACTGCCAAGTTAAGGGCAGACGGCACTGTTGACGGAATCGTAGGGGTTATTCTTGATATAAGCCAGAGAAAAAATGTTGAGAGGGACCTTAAGCGTGAAATCAACTTCATTCAGGCCCTGAAGGATACCATTCCGGCCCCTGTATTTTACCGTGATATTAATGGCATTTATCATGACTGCAATAAGGCCTTTGAAGAACTTGTAGGTCTTTCAAAAGAGGAGATCTTAGGCAGGAATATCCATGATTTCTTCAATGATGACCTTGCAGACCTATATTCGGTCAGAGATAAAGAGATCATTGACAACCCTCATCTTCAGCAGTATGAGCATAAGATCAATAATTCAGAGGGGGAGATCATTGATGTGATGTTCTCAAAGACTGCACTTCATAATCCTGACGGTTCTGTAGCCGGGATTGTTGGTGTAATTCTGGATATAAGCAGACGTACAAGAATGGAGGAGGCACTCAGGGGGAATGAGGAGATGATGAGAACGCTTGCAGATTACACCTATGACTGGGAGTCATGGGTTGGGCCTGACAGCAGCTACATCTATATCTCCCCTTCATGTGAGAGAATTACCGGGTATAAACCGGAAGAATTCATGGCTGACCCTATGGCGATTATGAATGATATTGTCCATCCGGATGATCTTGAGATGCTGATTGATCATTATTCCGGCATTGACGAGAACAATACGGATGTGGCTCATTTTGATTTCAGGATTATCCTCCCTGACGGAGGGCTTAAATGGATATCACATTACTGTCAGCCGGTATATCATGAAGACGGCACCTGGGCTGGGCGGCGTGAGACGAAGAGAGATATTACTCAGAGGAAACTTGCTGAAGAGCAGTTGTCCATTGCAAATTCAAAGCTTAATCTCCTGAGCAATGTAACAAGACATGATGTGCTCAATCAGGTAACGGCTGTTCTTGGTTATCTTGAACTTATAAGGGAGTTTTCAGGAAGAGATGATGATGTCAGTGAGATGGTGAGCAAGATTGAGATTCTGATGAACACAATTCAGCATCAGCTTTTATTTACAAAAGATTATCAGGAGATTGGAATTACAACCCCTGTCTGGCAGGATCTCGATTCATGCATCTGGGATGTCTCATATCTGCTTGATTTAAATGATTCTGAGGTCTTTGTGGATGTTGGGAGCTATGAAATTCTGGCTGACAATCTCTTAAAAAAGGTATTTTACAATTTTGCTGAAAACTCTCTGCGCCATGGCGGAGGAAAACTGACAGAAATCCGTTTCACCACTGAAGAAGAGAATGGTTTCTTAAAGATTATCTATGAGGATAATGGTGGTGGTATCTTATATGCTGATAAGGATAAGATTATGCTGAAGGGATTTGGTAAAAATACCGGCTATGGACTATTCCTCAGCCACAATGTTTTATCCATGACAGGTATGTCGCTTAGGGAGTGCGGTGTTCCCGGTGAAGGTGTCAGGTTTGAGATTACTGTGCCTGCCGGGAATTACAGGGTTAAATCCTCCGGTACCTAA